From the genome of Paracoccus seriniphilus, one region includes:
- a CDS encoding copper chaperone PCu(A)C gives MKPIFLAALLTATPLAAFADQALHIHDAYARSANPVTGAAFMTIENSGDVDCHLQDVSSGIAARTELHTHREEDGVMKMVHVEEGFVVPAGGTLMLARGGDHVMFLGLENSLADGDKVEISLDFGDCGIQTVEAVVDNERKPAMGHGMHGKHAQMEAGMPQSDH, from the coding sequence ATGAAGCCGATCTTCCTTGCTGCCCTGCTGACCGCCACGCCCCTTGCCGCATTTGCCGATCAGGCATTGCACATCCATGATGCCTATGCCCGCAGCGCCAATCCGGTGACCGGCGCGGCCTTCATGACGATCGAGAACTCGGGCGATGTCGATTGCCATCTGCAGGATGTCTCTTCGGGGATCGCCGCGCGGACCGAGCTTCACACCCATCGTGAAGAGGATGGCGTGATGAAGATGGTGCATGTGGAAGAAGGCTTCGTGGTTCCCGCGGGTGGTACTTTGATGCTGGCGCGCGGCGGGGATCACGTCATGTTCCTGGGGTTGGAAAATTCCCTTGCCGACGGTGACAAGGTCGAGATCTCGCTGGATTTCGGCGATTGTGGCATCCAGACGGTCGAAGCCGTCGTCGACAATGAACGCAAGCCTGCGATGGGGCATGGCATGCATGGGAAACATGCCCAAATGGAAG
- the soxB gene encoding thiosulfohydrolase SoxB, with amino-acid sequence MISRREMLQLGLASSAALAGLGLGNPTRAFAQQALTQDQLLQFDDFGNLTLIHLTDTHAHLKPVWFREPDTNIGVGEASGRVPHVVGDAFQKMFSIRPGSPEAYALTYPDFQNLAASYGRMGGFDRIATVVKSIRAARPGAILLDGGDTWHGSYTSLKTRGEDMVRVMNLLGSQAMTAHWEFTFGTQRVQELIGMMNQPMLGANIFDAEWDEPAFEPSKIIETNGLRVGVVGQAFPYLPIANPGWLFPEYSFGIREERMQQVVDDLRGQGVDLVVCLSHNGFDVDHKMAGRVSGIDVILSGHTHDAIPEPVVVGDTIIIASGSHGKFVSRVDLDVRDGRMMGFRHKLIPVFSDVIEPDSEMAGLIDEIRAPYESELSEVIGKSEGLLYRRGNFNGSWDDLICDAMLSERDAEIALSPGVRWGASLLPGDITREDIHSVTSMTYGECYRTEMSGEMLKTVMEDVADNIFNEDPYYQQGGDMVRVGGLGYTIDPYASIGNRITGMTLLKDGSAIDPARNYVVAGWASVNEGTEGPQIWDVVENYLRRQGTVSPAPNRAIRLLTD; translated from the coding sequence TCTTGCCAGTTCGGCCGCTCTGGCCGGGCTGGGGCTTGGCAATCCGACGCGGGCCTTTGCCCAGCAGGCGTTGACGCAGGATCAGCTGCTGCAATTTGACGATTTCGGCAATCTGACCCTGATCCATCTGACCGATACCCATGCGCATCTGAAGCCGGTCTGGTTTCGCGAACCCGACACCAATATCGGCGTGGGCGAGGCCAGCGGGCGTGTGCCCCATGTGGTCGGTGACGCATTTCAGAAAATGTTTTCGATCAGGCCCGGCAGCCCCGAGGCCTATGCGCTGACCTATCCCGATTTCCAGAATCTGGCGGCAAGCTATGGCCGGATGGGCGGGTTTGACCGGATTGCGACGGTGGTCAAATCGATCCGCGCGGCACGTCCCGGTGCGATCCTGCTGGATGGCGGCGATACCTGGCATGGCAGTTACACCAGCCTGAAAACCCGTGGCGAGGATATGGTGCGGGTGATGAACCTGCTGGGGTCGCAGGCGATGACCGCGCATTGGGAGTTCACCTTCGGCACCCAGCGTGTGCAAGAGTTGATCGGGATGATGAACCAGCCCATGCTGGGCGCGAATATCTTTGACGCGGAATGGGACGAACCGGCCTTCGAGCCGTCAAAGATCATCGAAACCAACGGGCTGCGCGTTGGCGTCGTCGGACAGGCCTTTCCCTATCTGCCCATTGCCAATCCCGGCTGGCTGTTCCCGGAATACAGCTTCGGCATCCGCGAGGAACGCATGCAGCAGGTCGTTGACGATCTGCGCGGGCAGGGCGTCGATCTGGTGGTCTGCCTGTCCCACAACGGCTTTGACGTCGATCACAAGATGGCCGGACGGGTCAGCGGCATCGACGTGATCCTGTCGGGCCATACCCATGACGCCATTCCCGAACCGGTGGTGGTCGGCGATACGATCATCATTGCCAGCGGCAGCCATGGAAAATTCGTCAGCCGGGTCGATCTGGATGTGCGCGATGGCCGGATGATGGGCTTCCGGCACAAGCTGATCCCGGTTTTCTCGGATGTGATCGAACCTGATTCGGAAATGGCCGGACTGATCGATGAAATCCGCGCGCCCTATGAATCGGAACTCTCCGAAGTCATCGGAAAATCCGAAGGACTGCTGTATCGGCGCGGCAATTTCAACGGCAGCTGGGATGATCTGATCTGCGACGCAATGCTCTCGGAGCGCGATGCCGAGATTGCGCTGTCGCCGGGTGTGCGCTGGGGAGCATCGCTCTTGCCCGGCGATATCACCCGCGAGGATATCCATTCCGTCACCTCGATGACCTATGGCGAATGCTATCGCACCGAAATGTCGGGCGAGATGCTGAAAACCGTCATGGAGGATGTTGCGGACAATATCTTTAACGAAGATCCCTATTACCAGCAGGGCGGCGACATGGTGCGCGTCGGCGGACTTGGCTATACGATCGATCCCTATGCAAGCATTGGCAATCGCATCACCGGCATGACGCTGCTGAAGGATGGCAGCGCGATCGATCCGGCGCGCAACTATGTGGTTGCGGGCTGGGCTTCGGTGAACGAAGGCACGGAAGGGCCGCAGATCTGGGATGTGGTCGAGAATTATCTGCGCAGGCAGGGCACCGTGTCGCCTGCGCCCAATCGCGCCATCAGGCTGCTGACCGATTAG
- a CDS encoding bifunctional transcriptional activator/DNA repair enzyme AdaA: MLDLPAPDTLYAALVSRDPSYEGRALVGVTTTGIFCRLTCPARKPRPENCRWFADAAAAQAAGFRPCRRCHPVAEAGASGLVADLTARLQADPARRWSEADQVELGLDPSTVRRAFQRHFGQSFLQMARTTRLRNAVNSLKKGEKMIDAQLEAGFESASGFRAAFSRLFGHAPHQLRDGADLRADWIDTPLGGMIAITDEGTLHLLEFTDRKALPEGLRKLSAMVGGRIGLGRNAVTDLVEQELRAYFKGTGPLFSVPVTLHGTDFQRQVWQQLRRIPAGQTLSYKQLAQRIGKPNAVRAVARSNATNRIALVVPCHRVIGADGSMTGYAGGLWRKQRLIEAERAYAAQTGAGL, from the coding sequence ATGCTGGATCTGCCTGCGCCCGACACCCTTTATGCCGCACTTGTCAGCCGTGACCCCAGTTATGAGGGGCGCGCGCTGGTGGGGGTCACGACAACGGGAATCTTCTGTCGTCTGACCTGCCCCGCCCGCAAGCCCCGTCCCGAAAACTGTCGCTGGTTCGCGGATGCGGCTGCGGCGCAGGCGGCCGGGTTTCGCCCCTGCCGCCGTTGCCATCCGGTCGCAGAGGCAGGGGCAAGCGGACTGGTTGCCGATCTGACGGCAAGATTGCAGGCCGATCCGGCCCGGCGCTGGAGCGAGGCCGATCAGGTCGAGCTGGGGCTGGACCCCTCTACGGTGCGTCGCGCTTTTCAGCGGCATTTCGGGCAGAGCTTTCTGCAAATGGCCCGCACCACGCGGCTGCGGAACGCGGTGAACAGCCTGAAGAAGGGAGAGAAGATGATCGACGCACAGCTGGAGGCCGGGTTCGAATCGGCATCGGGGTTCCGCGCTGCCTTTTCGCGGCTGTTTGGTCACGCGCCCCATCAATTGCGTGATGGGGCTGATCTGCGTGCTGATTGGATTGATACGCCCTTGGGCGGAATGATCGCGATCACCGATGAGGGAACTCTGCACCTGCTGGAGTTCACCGATCGCAAGGCCTTGCCCGAAGGGCTGCGCAAGCTCTCTGCCATGGTTGGCGGGCGTATCGGTCTGGGCCGCAATGCGGTGACCGATCTGGTCGAGCAGGAGCTGCGGGCCTATTTCAAGGGGACTGGTCCCCTGTTCAGCGTGCCCGTCACCCTGCATGGGACCGATTTCCAGCGTCAGGTCTGGCAGCAACTGCGCCGGATACCAGCGGGACAGACCCTGAGCTACAAGCAACTGGCGCAGCGGATCGGCAAGCCCAATGCGGTACGCGCGGTTGCCCGCAGCAACGCCACGAACCGCATCGCCCTGGTTGTTCCCTGCCACCGGGTCATTGGTGCCGATGGCAGCATGACCGGATATGCAGGCGGCCTGTGGCGCAAGCAAAGGCTGATCGAGGCCGAGCGTGCCTATGCCGCTCAGACCGGGGCGGGTCTGTGA
- the rpmB gene encoding 50S ribosomal protein L28 gives MSRVCELTGKGPMTGNNVSHAKNRTRRRFLPNLNDVTLLSEKMGRGYSLRISAAALRSVDHRGGLDAFLAKAKDADLSERALKIKREIAKQDVAAEQQA, from the coding sequence ATGTCGCGCGTCTGCGAATTGACCGGCAAAGGCCCGATGACAGGCAACAATGTCAGCCACGCCAAAAACAGGACCCGTCGTCGGTTCCTGCCCAACCTGAATGATGTCACCCTTCTCTCCGAGAAAATGGGTCGCGGCTATTCGCTGCGCATCTCGGCTGCGGCGCTGCGTTCGGTGGATCACCGCGGTGGTCTGGACGCTTTCCTTGCAAAAGCCAAGGATGCCGATCTGTCCGAGCGCGCGCTGAAAATCAAGCGTGAGATCGCCAAGCAGGACGTTGCGGCTGAACAGCAGGCCTGA
- the meaB gene encoding methylmalonyl Co-A mutase-associated GTPase MeaB, which translates to MDELLKPLIEGNRRALSRAITLVESTRADHRQRAVALLAELPKKQALRIGLSGTPGVGKSTFIEAFGTMLTEQGLRVAVLAVDPSSTRSGGSILGDKTRMETLSRNPRAFIRPTPSSAELGGVARRTRESIRLCEAAGYDVILIETVGVGQSETLVAEMSDLFVLLLAPAGGDELQGVKRGIMEMADLILVNKADGDLLPTARRTVADYAGALRLLRKRPQDPEGFPKAMAVSAATGDGLDKAWAEMTALADWRREHGHFEANRAAQERQWFMAELRAGLLSQLDQPQAQAHLARLGDDVAQGKLAPGMAATRMLDLLGQMSQE; encoded by the coding sequence ATGGACGAACTGTTAAAGCCTTTGATCGAGGGAAACCGTCGCGCCCTGTCGCGCGCGATCACTCTGGTCGAATCGACGCGGGCCGATCACCGGCAAAGGGCGGTGGCGTTGCTGGCCGAGCTGCCGAAGAAACAGGCCCTGCGCATCGGGCTGTCGGGCACGCCAGGTGTCGGAAAATCAACCTTCATCGAGGCATTTGGCACCATGCTGACCGAACAAGGGTTGCGGGTGGCTGTTCTGGCGGTTGATCCGTCTTCGACCCGTTCGGGGGGCTCGATCCTGGGGGACAAGACCCGCATGGAAACCCTGTCGCGCAATCCGCGCGCCTTCATTCGGCCCACGCCCTCCAGCGCGGAACTGGGCGGCGTGGCGCGGCGAACACGTGAATCCATCCGGCTGTGCGAGGCCGCGGGCTATGATGTGATTCTGATCGAGACAGTCGGTGTCGGACAATCGGAAACGCTTGTGGCCGAAATGTCCGATCTGTTCGTTCTGCTTCTGGCACCTGCGGGGGGTGACGAACTGCAGGGTGTCAAACGCGGCATCATGGAAATGGCAGATCTGATTCTGGTGAACAAGGCCGATGGCGATCTGCTCCCCACCGCAAGGCGCACCGTGGCGGATTATGCCGGTGCGCTGAGATTGCTGCGCAAACGGCCGCAGGATCCCGAGGGCTTCCCAAAGGCCATGGCGGTCTCGGCTGCCACGGGCGACGGGTTGGACAAGGCCTGGGCGGAAATGACCGCATTGGCCGATTGGCGTCGCGAACACGGGCATTTCGAGGCAAACCGTGCCGCGCAAGAGCGTCAGTGGTTCATGGCCGAATTGCGCGCGGGTCTGCTGTCGCAACTGGATCAGCCGCAGGCGCAGGCGCATCTGGCGCGGCTTGGCGATGATGTGGCGCAGGGCAAGCTGGCGCCTGGAATGGCCGCGACCCGGATGCTGGATCTGTTGGGGCAGATGTCACAGGAATGA